The proteins below come from a single Indicator indicator isolate 239-I01 chromosome 12, UM_Iind_1.1, whole genome shotgun sequence genomic window:
- the RIDA gene encoding 2-iminobutanoate/2-iminopropanoate deaminase has protein sequence MTSLVKKIISTAKAPAALGPYSQAVLVDRTMYIAGQIGMEPSTGQLVSGGAKEEAKQALKNMGEILKAAGCDYGNVVKTTVLMADMKDFNDINDVYKQFFKANFPARAAYQVAALPKGAQVEIEAIAIQGPLQDASA, from the exons ATGACCTCCCTTGTGAAGAAAATAATCAGCACTGCTAAGGCCCCCGCTGCACTGGGACCCTACAG CCAAGCAGTGCTGGTGGACCGGACGATGTACATTGCAGGACAGATAGGTATGGAACCTTCTACTGGGCAGCTTGTCTCTGGAGGGGCAAAGGAAGAAGCTAAGCAG GCTTTAAAAAACATGGGAGAAATCCTGAAAGCTGCAGGCTGTGACTATGGCAATG TTGTGAAGACCACAGTGTTGATGGCAGACATGAAGGACTTCAATGATATTAATGATGTCTACAAACAAT TTTTCAAGGCAAACttcccagccagagcagcctaTCAGGTTGCTGCTTTGCCCAAA GGTGCCCAAGTGGAGATTGAAGCTATTGCCATACAGGGACCCCTCCAAGATGCTTCAGCCTGA